The Streptomyces collinus DNA segment TTGTCGACGAAGGCCTGCATGTCGTACGTCAGCTTGGCCTGGAGGCGGATGGACGTCATCTCGTCGCAGGAGCGGTCCTTGAAGAAGTACACGGAGCAGATCACGCCGTTGGTGACGAGGTCGTTGACGAGCACCCGCTGGCCGCCGCGCCAGGCCCGCTCGATCCAGGCGTAGTAGTTCTGCTGGTGGGTCAGCGAGTCGTGCGCGGGCCAGTCCTTGAAGGTGGGCCAGCCGTTCGGGTCGTGCTTGCCGTCGCCGCCGTTGGTGATGAAGTCGAAGATCGCGAGCGAGCCGTCGGGGTAGTGCTCGGGGCAGTCCTTGAGCGCGTCGGCCACGCCCTGCTCGGAGAACGGCTTTCCGCAGATCAGACGGCCGCCGAAGGCCTCGTTGGAGAAGATGTGGTCGTGCGCGTCGACGAAGCCGCGCACCTCGCCCCGGGCGTTCGTGCCGGTGAAGGGTTCGCCCGTGACGTTGATCCGGGAGTCCGGCGCGGGCCGTGCGGCCGGATCCCACCAGTCGGTCCCGGCCGCCGCACTCGGCGTGGGGCCGAGCGCGATCGACAGCACGAGCAGGAGGAGCGACACAACGGTGAGGTTCTTGCGTCGGCGGTACGGGCGTCCGGAACTGGTCACAGCCCACGTCCCTCGGTCGTCGGGTCGCTCGGTCGTGTTGTCATGACCTCGCAAAGTGTGCGACGAGAATCGCCACTACCGCTTGATGAGTCAAGGGTCCGGGACGGTTGACCTGGTGAGCGGGGGGCCGGTTCGCCCCGGGTGGGCCCCGAACGGGGCCGGGGCAGCAGCAAACCCCAGGTCGCCGACCTGGGGTCTCATGGCGCGGGTGACGGGACCCGCATCAGGCGTTCAGCCGATCAGCTCGGGCCGCGATCGGGGACGCCGGAGGACTTCTGCGCGGCGCGGCGGTACTCCGCGTTGATGCGCTGGGCTTCCTCCAGCTGGTCCTCCAGGATGACGATGCGGCAGGCCGCCTCGATCGGGGTTCCCCGGTCGACGAGCTCGCGGGCACGCGCCGCGATCCGCAGCTGGTAGCGGGAGTACCGGCGGTGCCCGCCCTCCGAGCGCAGCGGAGTGATCAGGCGGGCCTCCCCGATGGCACGCAGGAAGCCAGGGGTGGTGCCGAGCATCTCGGCGGCCCGGCCCATCGTGTAGGCGGGGTAGTCGTCGTCGTCCAGACGATCGCTGAGCGGAGTATCAGCTGCCATGTCACCTCGTAGTGCAACGCGTCGAGGGGCCCTGGCGCCGTACGGCACCAGGGCCCCGAAGGAAATTCAACACCATCTGTCGGCCCTCATGCTGCGCCGACCTTCTGTTTCCGCTACCCGGCCCGCTTGCGGGAGGGGTGCGGGGATCGCGGCTGCGTGACCGGGGACCACCATCCAATCCGGGGTCTTGCGGTACCCGGACCGAGAGCTTCCCGGACCGGGCGATCCTGATGGCGTCTGCTCCTCCGTCCTTCCTCGGTTCTGCTCTGGCCATGTCTACGAGAAGAAGGCTAACCGCGGTGAAGGCCAAATGTCTACTCTGGCAAAGACAGATTTTGCATTCCGTCGGACGCAGTCATCCTGCTGCCTCCGATCAGGGACGACCACGCCCCCGGCACAGCGGTGAGGGCCCTGCCGACGCGCGTCGGCAGGGCCCTCACTGGTCTGCGGTGGCGGTCACCCGCCCGTGTGTCAGCTCTCTGTCAGCATTCCGGGACGTCCCGGAGGCGGACCCGGTCCGTGTAGGTGGGGGCGTCCCGGAGAACGGTGAGCCGGGCGAGGGTGATCACGCCCGTGCTCTGGTCGTCCCCGTCGCAGAGGACGAGGTGATCGACCCGGGCACCGGCCATGAGCGACAGCGCCACCTCGACCGTCATGTCGTCACGGATGTGGGGCGCGTGGGCCGTGGCGGGGTGCTGCGTCAGAACCGGCGTCATGGGTGTCTCCTGCCGAGAGGTGGAGGGGCGGATGGGCGCGGGGCGCGCTACGCGGCAGAGCCGGAGCCGGTCCGCCGCTGCGCCCTCGGGCGTGCCGCCTCGCCGGTGGGACGGCTCTGGCCGACGGGACGGCCCTGGCCGGTGGGGCGGCGGCCCCGTCGGCCCCGGGACGGGGCGGAGGCGCCGCGGGGGCGTTCCTGGCGCGGGGCGGTGACGACGACCGGGACACCGGAAGGGGCCTGGGCACCGGTGATGCGGCTCAGCTCCGCCTCTCCGGACCCCACCTGGGCGATCCGGGGAGTAATGCCCGCCGACGTCATCAGCCGGCTCATGCCGCGACGCTGGCCCGGGGTCACCAGCGTGACCACGCTGCCGGACTCGCCGGCCCGCGCGGTACGGCCGCCGCGGTGCAGGTAGTCCTTGTGGTCACTGGGCGGATCGACGTTGACGACGAGGTCGAGGTTGTCGACGTGGATGCCGCGGGCGGCGACGTTGGTCGCCACCAGGACCGTCACGTGGCCGCTCTTGAACTGGGCCAGGGTCCGGGTCCGCTGGGGCTGTGACTTGCCGCCGTGCAGGGCCGCGGCGCGGACACCGCTCTTCAGCAGGTGGGTCGTCAGCGAGTCCACCGCGTGCTTGGTGTCGAGGAACATGATCACCCGGCCGTCCCGCGCCGCGATCTCGGTGGTGGTCCGGTGCTTGTCCGCGTCGCGCACATGGAGCACGTGGTGCTCCATCGTGGTGACCGCGCCCGCGGAGGGGTCGACGGAGTGGACCACCGGGTCGTGCAGGTAGGTGCGGACCAGCCGGTCGACGTTGCGGTCCAGCGTGGCGGAGAACAGCATTCGCTGGCCCCCGGGCTGCACCTGGTCGAGCAGGGCGGTGACCTGCGGCATGAAGCCCATGTCGGCCATCTGGTCGGCCTCGTCGAGGACCGTGACGGTCACGCCGTCCAGCCGGCAGTCGCCCCGGTCGATGAGGTCCTTGAGCCGCCCGGGCGTGGCGACGACCACCTCGGCCCCTCCGCGCAGCGCGCTGGCCTGCCTGCCGATGGACATCCCGCCGACGACCGTGGCGAGCCGCAGGCTCACGGACCGGGCGTACGGAGTGAGCGCGTCGGTGACCTGCTGGGCCAGCTCGCGGGTGGGCACGAGGACGAGGGCGAGCGGCTGCCGCGGCTCGGCGCGCCGCCCTGCCGTCCGGGCCAGTACGGCGAGGCCGAAGGCGAGGGTCTTGCCCGAGCCGGTGCGGCCGCGGCCCAGGACGTCACGACCGGCCAGGGTGTTCGGCAGGGTGGCCGCCTGGATCGGGAACGGCGCGGTCACGCCTTCCTGGCCGAGGGTGGCCAACAGCCGGGCGGGCAGGGCGAGATCGGCGAACGACTCGACGGCGGGCAGCGGGGGTGTGACCGTCTTCGGCAGGGCGAACTCGCCCTGGGGGGCCGGGCGGCTTCCGTAGTTCCGGGAGCGGCTCGGGCCACCGGAGCGGCGGCCGGCGCCGTCTCCTCCTGAAAAACGGTCACGGGTACGGGATGTGTGGGCACGCTTCATGCGGGACCTTCCTCGATGGGCACGTGGCAAGGAAAATCCGCAGCAGAGGAGCGGCGCAGAGAATCTCGAGACGAGCCGAAGTCGTTGCGGCCGGGCCGGGCCGTCGGGAAAAACAGCGAACTGGGGCCCGCACCCCTTCAGGTGCGGGCCCCAGCTGCGAATATGCGCGAGCGCCGATGTCAGGCGGGCACGATGTTCTCGGCCGTCGGGCCCTTCTGGCCCTGCGCGATGTCGAACGACACCTTCTGGCCTTCCAGCAGCTCACGGAAGCCCTGGGTGGCGATGTTCGAGTAGTGGGCGAAGACGTCGGCGCCGCCGCCGTCCTGCTCGATGAAGCCGAAGCCCTTTTCCGAGTTGAACCACTTCACAGTTCCGGTAGCCATTTTGTTTCTCCTTCGGAGGCGGTTTCGGGAATTCACCGTCTGTGAATTCCGTGTCGCCGTGATGATTACCCCGTAGGAAATGAACCTTCTGGCAACCACACCTGCAACTGAGATCGACAGTAGCACGGTGCGTTCGAGGCCGTGCGATCCGAAAATTCTGTTTCGGACCGCGATCGGGGAATATTCGGCGGGCCCCGCTTCTATTTCTCATTTTGTGGGCACAGATATTGCCCTCCGCGGGCGCGGCTCTTCCTGTCGCCCCCTGGCGCACCAGCCCTGTGACCTCCTCCGATGCGCGGCGCGGCGGCGGGGGCGCCGGAACGCCGCTGCCGCGACGAAGCTCACATCACCCGTTCAGCCCTGCCGGGCCACGGCTACGTGCACATGTCACCGATCGGTGACAGCGCTGTGCGGGAACGGCGACGGCGGGATCCCCCCGGCTCACAGCGCCCTCCTAGCGATCGAGAAAACACGAGACCGAACCGACCACGGTCTCAACCAGCCGATGAACAAGGGGATCTCATGTCCGGCAACCGTCGCAAGGCCTTCCTCGTCTCCATCGCCCTCGTGAGCGGGGCACTGCTGATGACCGCGTGCCAGGACTCGGACAAGGCCGCGGACACCGGTGCCGCGCAGGGTTCTTCGTCCGCCACCGCCACCGCCACCGCCTCCGGCGACGCGGCCACCCCGTCCGGCGCGTCGGCCGCGGGCGGCGGCCAGGGCGCCGGCAAGGGCTCCGGCGCGGCGGGCAAGGCCTCCGGCGCGACGGGCCGGGGAAGCGAGGAGGGGGCCGGCTCGGGCGCCGACACCGGCAACGGCAAGCGGGAGCCGGTCGGGCAGCGCTGCGGCGCCAACGACATCTCCTGGAACACCCGGTCCGAGACCCAGGCCGGCGGCTACATCCTGATCTCCGCGAAAGCCAAGCCGGGAATCACCTGTGTCCTGCCCGCCGCGCTGCCGACCGTGGCGTTCGGATCCGACGGCACCGAGGCGGGCCCCGCGGAGCAGGCCGTGGGCGAGCAGATCACCCTGAGCGGCACCACCACCGCCTACGCCGGGGTCAACCCCAAGAGCAGCCACGGCGACGGCGGCAAGGAGCTGGACAGCATCATCGTCGCCGTCGGTGACGACGACGCCGACCCGGTCTCCCTGAAGGTCGGCACCATCACCGTCGACAAGCCGGTCGTCACCAACTGGCACACCTCCGCGACGGACGCCGTCCCCTTCGGCTGAACCGGCGGCATCGCACCGCCGAAGACGAACCCGGTCCGCGGCCCCCGCGGGGCTACCACGGCACCTCGCCCCCGTCGTCGAAGAAGCCGCCGCTCGGACCGCCGTCGGGCAGCGTCGCGAGCCGGATCGCGACCGCCGCGCCCTGCTCCGGGGTGCGGACCCCGCGGAAGTCGTTGAGGTCGGTCGCGCAGTAGCCGGGGCACGCCGCGTTGATGAGGATGCCCGTGTCCCGCAGCTCCTTGGCGTACTGGACGGTGACGGCGTTGAGGAAGGTCTTGGACGGCGTGTAGGCGGCGGCGATCGGGCCCGTGTCGATGCCGGGAGTGGTCTGCCGGGTCAGTGAGCCCACGCCGCTGGACATGTTCACGATCCGCGGCGACGACGAGCGGCGCAGCAGCGGCAGCATCGCGTTGGTGACGCGGATGACGCCGATCACGTTGGTCTCCACGACCGTCCGCACCGTCGCGGGGTCCACCTCGGTGGGCATCTGCGGCACACTGCCGGTGATCCCGGCGTTGTTGACCAGCACGTCGAGACGCCCGGCGCTCTCCTCGACCAGTGCGGCGGCCGCGGCCACGCTCGCGTCGTCGGTCACGTCGAGCGGTACGCCGAACGCGTCGGCACCGGCCGCCCGCAGTTTCGCCACGGCGCTCTCGCGCCGCTCCCGGTCCCGGGCGCCGACCCCGACCCTCCAGCCGAGGGCACCCAGGCCCGCCGCGATCTCGTATCCGATGCCCTTGTTCGCGCCGGTCACCAGCGCGATCGTCTGTTCGCTCATGCCGCCGATCCTGTCCGCGCCCGGCCGCGGCGGGCCAACACCGATCGGGTGGGCGGCGATACCGTACCGGTATCGGCCCAGCTCGGAGCAGCTCGCAGCAGTACCATCACGGCGTGGAGACAAGGGAGTTGCGGTACTTCGTCGCCGTCGCCGAGGAGCTTCACTTCGGCAGGGCCGCCCGGCGGCTCGGGATCGCGCAGCCCCCGCTGTCGCGGGCGATCGGCCGGCTCGAACGGCGTTTGCAGGCGGTCCTGCTGGAACGCAGCAGCCGCGCGGTCACCCTGACGGAGGCCGGAGCCGTGCTCCTGAGGGAGGCCCGGGCGGCGCTCGAAGCGGTCGAGGCCGCCGAACGCCGCACCCGCCGTGCGGCGCAGGCCCCGGCCGGCCAGGCCGGGGTGGTGCTCGTCACGAAGGCCGGCGCGTCCAGCGAGCTGCTGGCGAAACTGCTCGACGCCCACGCCGCCGAACCCGACGCGGCCGGTGTCGATCTGCTCCTGTGCGGCATGGGCGAGCAGGGGCCGATGCTGCGCGACGGCCGGGCCGACGTGGCGCTGCTGCACCTGCCGTTCGACACCACGGCCGGCCTCGACACCGAAGTGCTCTGCACGGAGGGCCAGGTCGCGATCCTCCCGGCCGGGCACCCCCTCGCCGGCCGGCCCCGTCTCCGTACGGCGGACGTCACCGGCCTCCCCGACCTGCCGATGCCCCGCTGGCCCGGCCCCGACGGCTCCTACCCGGCCGGCCCCGGCCCCCGGGCCCGCGACCACGCCCAGCTCCTCCAGCTGATCGCACTCGGCCGCGCCTGCTGGATCGCGCCGGAGTCCTGCCGGACCCAACTGCGTGAGGGGCTGGCCGCCGTGCCGGTGCCGGACGCGCCGATGGTCACCACGGTGATCGCCTGGCCGCCCCACAGCCGGTCCCGGGCGGTCGCGGACCTGGTGCGGACCGCGACACGGGTGAGTTCGTGAGGGGACGGAGCCGCCCCGGCCGGTCGGGACCGGCATCCCGCGACAGGTCACGGGTGCCGGCCGACGCGGCAGCCGATCCACAGCACTCCGATAACATTTTCGAACTCGCGATGGTCCCTCCATCGCTCTCCATCTGCCCAGCCATTCGGAAGAATCGGCCAAAAGATTGAAAGCCAGAGCATCGCGGGTGTTTTCGCGAATAGGCGACATGAGTTCGTGGGGTGCGGGGTGCCGCCGGCGCGTGCTGCTGTGGGGCACGGCGGGCGTCGTCACGCTCGGATTCCTCATCGCGCTGGAGATCGCCGCACGCCGCTACGGCGAACCGGGGCCGCTCACCAACCAGGTGAAGGGCCTGGTCCTCGCCCCCAAGCCGGGGCCGCTGTACGGCGGTCTGGGGCTGATGATGGTCGTGCTCACCTGGCGGCAGCGGTTCATCGCGGTTGGCGCCGCGCTCGGCATCGACGCCGTCCTCCTGCCGGTGCGGTGGGCGGTGGGCGCCGACATGTCGGACGGCCACGTCTTCGGCACGGGCGCGTTGTGGGTGATGCTGGGCACCGCGGTCATCGCCGTCACCCGCCGCACCGGCCCTGAACGCCTCCTGCTGCTGAAGGGCGTCGGACTGGGCCTGCTGCTGGTCGCCGCCCGCAAGGTCGGCGACACCTGGCTGCTCATCACGGCGAAGACCCGCCCGACGGTGCTCGACCAGTACGTGGCGACCGCCGACCACGCGCTGGGCAACCCCTCCTGGCTGGCCGGCCGGATCGTCGAGGCCACCGACCCCTACAGCAGCCATCTCCTCCAACTGGTCTACGGCCAGCTCGCGGTGGCCGCGGTCGTCGTCGCCTTCCACCAGCTGCGCAACGTCACGGTCGAGCGCCGCTTCCCCAGCCACCACCTGGTGCGCACCTTCCTGGTGATCGGCCTCCTCGGACCGGCCTTCTACATGATCTTCCCGGTGGTCGGCCCGGTCTTCGCCTACGGCCCGGGCGCCTCCGGCACCGGTGGCGTGGAGTGGGCGGCGGCCGACCTGTGGCCGCACACCCCGCTGCCGGTCAGCACCCCGCAGCCGATGACGTACGACGGGATCACCCCCCGCAACTGCATGCCCAGCCTGCACACCGCGTGGGCTGTCGCGATCTTCGTCCACACCCGCAGGGCGCCGCGGGCGCTGCGCTTCGCCGGTACGTTCTGGCTGGTCGTCACCCTCGCCGCGACCCTGGGCTTCGGCTATCACTACGGCGTGGACCTCATCGCCGGTGTGGTGTTCGCCCTCACCATCGAGGCGGCCCTGCGCTCGCTCGACCGCGGCTGGGACCGGCCGGGCATCCTGCTGGTCGCCTACGGCACCGCGGTCTTCACCGCGCTCCTGGTGTCGTACCGCTATCTGCCGACGGAGATGGCCGGACGCCCCGAGGTGTCCGGCCCCCTGCTCATCCTGGCCATGACCTCGGTGATCTACGGCTACGTACGCACCACCCCGAGGCCCGTCCCGCGGCTGCCGGCCCCCCGGACCCCGGCCGAGGACGCCGCGCCGGAGGACACCACAACCGGAGAGCAGGAAGGCACCGCTCCCACGCCCACGCGCGCCCCGGAGCCGCACTGATCTCGCACTGATCTCGCACTGATCTCGCACTGAAGGAGAACGGCCCGC contains these protein-coding regions:
- a CDS encoding SDR family oxidoreductase, translated to MSEQTIALVTGANKGIGYEIAAGLGALGWRVGVGARDRERRESAVAKLRAAGADAFGVPLDVTDDASVAAAAALVEESAGRLDVLVNNAGITGSVPQMPTEVDPATVRTVVETNVIGVIRVTNAMLPLLRRSSSPRIVNMSSGVGSLTRQTTPGIDTGPIAAAYTPSKTFLNAVTVQYAKELRDTGILINAACPGYCATDLNDFRGVRTPEQGAAVAIRLATLPDGGPSGGFFDDGGEVPW
- a CDS encoding phosphatase PAP2 family protein, with translation MSSWGAGCRRRVLLWGTAGVVTLGFLIALEIAARRYGEPGPLTNQVKGLVLAPKPGPLYGGLGLMMVVLTWRQRFIAVGAALGIDAVLLPVRWAVGADMSDGHVFGTGALWVMLGTAVIAVTRRTGPERLLLLKGVGLGLLLVAARKVGDTWLLITAKTRPTVLDQYVATADHALGNPSWLAGRIVEATDPYSSHLLQLVYGQLAVAAVVVAFHQLRNVTVERRFPSHHLVRTFLVIGLLGPAFYMIFPVVGPVFAYGPGASGTGGVEWAAADLWPHTPLPVSTPQPMTYDGITPRNCMPSLHTAWAVAIFVHTRRAPRALRFAGTFWLVVTLAATLGFGYHYGVDLIAGVVFALTIEAALRSLDRGWDRPGILLVAYGTAVFTALLVSYRYLPTEMAGRPEVSGPLLILAMTSVIYGYVRTTPRPVPRLPAPRTPAEDAAPEDTTTGEQEGTAPTPTRAPEPH
- a CDS encoding LysR family transcriptional regulator — encoded protein: METRELRYFVAVAEELHFGRAARRLGIAQPPLSRAIGRLERRLQAVLLERSSRAVTLTEAGAVLLREARAALEAVEAAERRTRRAAQAPAGQAGVVLVTKAGASSELLAKLLDAHAAEPDAAGVDLLLCGMGEQGPMLRDGRADVALLHLPFDTTAGLDTEVLCTEGQVAILPAGHPLAGRPRLRTADVTGLPDLPMPRWPGPDGSYPAGPGPRARDHAQLLQLIALGRACWIAPESCRTQLREGLAAVPVPDAPMVTTVIAWPPHSRSRAVADLVRTATRVSS
- a CDS encoding cold-shock protein — its product is MATGTVKWFNSEKGFGFIEQDGGGADVFAHYSNIATQGFRELLEGQKVSFDIAQGQKGPTAENIVPA
- a CDS encoding CBS domain-containing protein — its product is MTPVLTQHPATAHAPHIRDDMTVEVALSLMAGARVDHLVLCDGDDQSTGVITLARLTVLRDAPTYTDRVRLRDVPEC
- a CDS encoding DEAD/DEAH box helicase translates to MKRAHTSRTRDRFSGGDGAGRRSGGPSRSRNYGSRPAPQGEFALPKTVTPPLPAVESFADLALPARLLATLGQEGVTAPFPIQAATLPNTLAGRDVLGRGRTGSGKTLAFGLAVLARTAGRRAEPRQPLALVLVPTRELAQQVTDALTPYARSVSLRLATVVGGMSIGRQASALRGGAEVVVATPGRLKDLIDRGDCRLDGVTVTVLDEADQMADMGFMPQVTALLDQVQPGGQRMLFSATLDRNVDRLVRTYLHDPVVHSVDPSAGAVTTMEHHVLHVRDADKHRTTTEIAARDGRVIMFLDTKHAVDSLTTHLLKSGVRAAALHGGKSQPQRTRTLAQFKSGHVTVLVATNVAARGIHVDNLDLVVNVDPPSDHKDYLHRGGRTARAGESGSVVTLVTPGQRRGMSRLMTSAGITPRIAQVGSGEAELSRITGAQAPSGVPVVVTAPRQERPRGASAPSRGRRGRRPTGQGRPVGQSRPTGEAARPRAQRRTGSGSAA
- a CDS encoding MerR family transcriptional regulator gives rise to the protein MAADTPLSDRLDDDDYPAYTMGRAAEMLGTTPGFLRAIGEARLITPLRSEGGHRRYSRYQLRIAARARELVDRGTPIEAACRIVILEDQLEEAQRINAEYRRAAQKSSGVPDRGPS